Proteins encoded within one genomic window of Sinorhizobium sp. B11:
- a CDS encoding MurR/RpiR family transcriptional regulator, with product MHDLKNLIAAKMIVFTPQSERVARLVLKRPEVVAFGTTLSIAAECRVGPTTVCRVARLAGFDNFADFKDLFRQHFKSMLLRRP from the coding sequence TTGCACGATCTGAAGAACCTCATCGCCGCAAAGATGATCGTGTTCACCCCTCAATCAGAGCGGGTGGCCCGCTTGGTTTTGAAAAGGCCAGAAGTTGTCGCCTTCGGGACGACCCTGTCGATTGCCGCAGAATGCCGCGTGGGACCGACTACGGTGTGCCGGGTGGCCAGGCTGGCTGGTTTTGACAATTTCGCCGATTTCAAGGATCTGTTTCGACAACATTTCAAATCAATGCTGTTACGGCGGCCTTGA
- a CDS encoding dual specificity protein phosphatase family protein, producing the protein MTKPEPVIGQEDRLLPKLSLIYEAHPLYGVDLFISGKEGASDLALLRKSGITTVVNCAVNLDFNFVQQPKIVTDHEGSIYGPGEIRYYKVGLIDGAGNPETQMVAAHYILRAALEQILPDKPSYPMRERGSILINCRGGRSRSVAVVSLFLHLTLPDEFPTLDDAISFVRLRRELPADEYYKAPKPVLADAARRAAGWIRMIDAAQ; encoded by the coding sequence ATGACAAAACCTGAACCTGTGATCGGACAGGAAGATCGGCTTCTCCCCAAACTTAGCCTGATCTACGAAGCGCATCCTCTTTATGGGGTCGATCTGTTCATTTCGGGCAAGGAGGGAGCGAGTGATCTTGCGCTTCTTCGCAAAAGCGGCATTACGACGGTCGTCAACTGCGCCGTCAATCTCGATTTCAATTTCGTGCAGCAGCCCAAGATCGTCACTGATCACGAGGGCAGCATCTATGGACCCGGCGAGATCCGCTACTACAAGGTCGGGCTGATAGACGGCGCCGGAAATCCGGAGACGCAGATGGTTGCCGCGCACTATATCCTGCGGGCAGCACTTGAGCAGATCCTTCCAGACAAGCCATCATACCCGATGCGCGAACGGGGAAGCATCCTGATCAATTGCCGAGGCGGGCGCTCCCGTTCCGTCGCCGTGGTTTCGCTTTTCCTGCATCTGACATTGCCGGACGAGTTTCCGACCTTGGACGACGCGATCAGCTTCGTTCGGCTAAGACGCGAATTGCCTGCCGACGAATATTACAAGGCGCCGAAGCCGGTTCTCGCCGACGCAGCGCGCCGGGCTGCCGGGTGGATCAGGATGATCGACGCGGCTCAATAG
- a CDS encoding inositol monophosphatase produces the protein MQSSTRDKPDPQTDDALMHSRRLKEVAKGAALAVREPLLAAFRSKISVDYKVDLHDVVTIHDKQAENTIRAYILEHEPNSAIMGEEGGQTGSGAIQWYVDPIDGTANFARGLAFWCVSVAAVVDGEVVAGAIYDPVAGMMFSADINASSLNDRPLCSRSVGEEVHATLITGYPVARDFRLDGRDVALANMGMLVETFSTLRRPGSAALSIAHVAAGWADAAAGFGVNAWDVAAATLILKNARGTYEPLTLGKVPTGSADFLCPGYIATGAGANYPTLERVARSISSERDARAAA, from the coding sequence ATGCAAAGCTCTACTCGCGACAAGCCCGATCCTCAGACTGACGATGCACTCATGCATTCCCGCCGGTTGAAGGAAGTCGCAAAAGGCGCGGCACTTGCCGTTCGTGAACCGCTTCTCGCCGCCTTCCGATCCAAGATCTCGGTTGATTACAAGGTCGACCTTCACGATGTCGTCACCATCCACGATAAACAGGCCGAGAACACCATCCGCGCCTACATTCTCGAACATGAACCCAATTCGGCCATCATGGGGGAAGAAGGCGGACAGACAGGAAGCGGTGCCATCCAGTGGTATGTCGATCCGATCGACGGCACGGCAAACTTCGCCCGCGGCCTTGCCTTCTGGTGCGTCTCCGTCGCAGCGGTAGTCGACGGAGAGGTCGTTGCCGGGGCGATCTACGATCCGGTCGCCGGAATGATGTTCAGCGCAGATATCAACGCTTCCAGCCTGAACGATCGGCCCCTTTGTTCGCGGTCGGTCGGCGAAGAGGTGCATGCAACGCTGATCACCGGCTATCCGGTCGCGCGTGATTTCCGATTGGACGGTCGGGACGTTGCGCTGGCCAATATGGGCATGCTCGTCGAGACATTTTCGACGCTACGTCGCCCCGGTAGTGCGGCTCTCAGCATTGCTCATGTCGCTGCAGGTTGGGCGGACGCTGCCGCGGGTTTTGGCGTGAACGCGTGGGACGTGGCAGCAGCCACGCTGATCCTGAAGAATGCTCGCGGGACCTATGAACCGCTGACCCTCGGCAAGGTCCCGACGGGCTCTGCCGATTTTCTCTGCCCTGGCTACATCGCGACCGGCGCCGGCGCAAATTACCCGACATTGGAACGGGTGGCGCGATCCATCTCCAGTGAAAGGGATGCCAGGGCCGCAGCATAG
- a CDS encoding ABC transporter substrate-binding protein — MNRNAMSLVGLATVVAGSLISIVAAAADDATSIDALVSAAKGEKPINVYDSTGKIVEMAENFSAKYGLKATGMKVSANSQLEMIIRESRSNNVQGDVVLITDAPAALAQLLPEKFVENYLPADMTAKIPKPFQNPLAISTNANVWVYNTEAYDKCPVANIWELTEPKWKGKVAIIDPLTKGNYTDWFNQLETHGSDAVAAAYKAQFGKELETNEKSAAAAWIKALAQNAPLATDSDDRISEAVGAPGQKEPFFGLLSSAKFRDNKDKGYKLGICATLEPWVGWNYIKLGLIAAKSQSPNTAKLFIHYILTEEGIAPQMKDGKLPTNVDVKMPDDEPSGLMKVADKLQAYDSSTGLDDFDRREEWQDFWRVNYTK; from the coding sequence ATGAACAGAAATGCGATGTCTCTTGTGGGCCTGGCGACTGTCGTCGCTGGATCTTTGATATCCATTGTTGCGGCTGCAGCCGATGATGCGACCAGTATCGATGCGTTGGTCAGCGCGGCAAAAGGCGAAAAGCCGATCAATGTCTACGACAGTACCGGCAAGATTGTCGAGATGGCCGAGAATTTCAGCGCCAAATATGGCCTGAAGGCGACCGGCATGAAGGTTTCAGCCAACAGCCAACTCGAAATGATCATCCGGGAAAGCCGGTCGAACAATGTCCAGGGCGATGTGGTCCTGATCACCGACGCTCCGGCGGCCTTGGCGCAGCTTCTGCCCGAAAAGTTCGTCGAAAACTATCTTCCTGCGGATATGACCGCAAAGATCCCCAAGCCGTTCCAAAATCCCCTGGCGATTTCCACCAATGCCAACGTCTGGGTCTATAATACCGAAGCCTATGACAAGTGCCCTGTTGCCAATATCTGGGAGCTGACGGAGCCGAAATGGAAGGGCAAGGTCGCCATCATCGATCCGCTGACAAAGGGTAACTATACCGATTGGTTCAACCAGCTTGAGACCCACGGCAGCGATGCCGTCGCCGCAGCTTATAAGGCTCAGTTCGGTAAGGAACTTGAGACAAACGAGAAAAGCGCAGCGGCTGCCTGGATCAAGGCCTTGGCGCAGAATGCCCCGCTGGCGACCGACAGCGATGATCGCATCTCTGAGGCCGTGGGCGCGCCTGGCCAGAAGGAGCCGTTCTTTGGGCTGCTCAGTTCGGCGAAGTTCCGTGACAACAAGGATAAGGGTTACAAGCTCGGCATCTGCGCGACGCTCGAGCCCTGGGTTGGCTGGAACTACATCAAGCTCGGTCTGATCGCGGCCAAGTCCCAGAGCCCGAATACGGCAAAGCTCTTCATCCACTACATCCTGACTGAAGAGGGCATCGCGCCGCAGATGAAGGACGGAAAATTGCCGACCAATGTCGACGTCAAAATGCCCGATGATGAGCCGTCAGGCCTGATGAAGGTTGCCGACAAGCTGCAGGCCTATGACTCATCAACCGGTCTTGATGATTTCGACCGGCGCGAAGAATGGCAGGATTTCTGGCGCGTAAACTACACCAAGTAG
- a CDS encoding ABC transporter substrate-binding protein, translating to MTMSNEARLVKKGVIASVAALVCASALCNTAHAEDAFDLNGMIEAARKEPPITVYAVTGKIVDTAQAFTKKYGVQASGKKVNEATQIELMIREHQAGNVVGDVSVATDVAAAMGQLLPEGIVNSWAPPDLRKDIPEALRDPLVIASDAHVWTYNTEKYDKCPVTNIWQLTEPQWKGKLAMLDLFDKPFYADWFNQIEMHHDADVAKAYEALYGKTLDTSGESATAAWVKAFAQNGPLLSDSTTVADAAGAPGQSDPFFVITSTAKYRDNEAKGLKLGLCSGVQPFSGFLYPGFGLIAAQTKSPNAAKLFVRYLMTEEGIAPQTADGKISGNSTIQLPADEPSGVAGHIKELMAFDASTAAADLDKRESWQDFWRMNYKK from the coding sequence ATGACCATGTCGAATGAAGCAAGATTGGTGAAAAAAGGGGTGATTGCCAGCGTTGCTGCTCTGGTCTGTGCGTCGGCACTTTGCAATACGGCCCATGCCGAGGATGCGTTTGATCTGAACGGGATGATTGAGGCTGCAAGAAAAGAACCGCCGATTACGGTTTACGCTGTCACCGGCAAAATCGTTGATACGGCGCAGGCCTTCACGAAGAAATACGGCGTGCAGGCCAGCGGCAAGAAGGTCAACGAGGCCACACAGATCGAGTTGATGATCCGCGAGCATCAGGCCGGTAACGTCGTCGGTGATGTCAGCGTCGCGACCGATGTCGCCGCCGCAATGGGCCAACTCCTGCCCGAAGGCATCGTGAACAGCTGGGCGCCACCGGACCTGCGGAAAGATATTCCCGAAGCGCTCAGGGATCCCCTGGTGATTGCCTCCGATGCCCATGTCTGGACCTACAATACGGAGAAATACGACAAATGCCCGGTCACAAACATCTGGCAGCTGACAGAACCGCAGTGGAAGGGCAAGCTTGCCATGCTCGACCTCTTCGACAAGCCCTTCTATGCCGACTGGTTCAACCAGATCGAGATGCACCACGATGCCGATGTGGCCAAGGCCTATGAGGCGCTTTATGGCAAGACGCTCGACACCAGCGGAGAAAGCGCTACCGCCGCCTGGGTCAAGGCATTTGCTCAGAACGGGCCGTTGCTTTCGGACTCGACGACCGTCGCTGATGCAGCCGGGGCGCCTGGCCAGTCAGACCCATTCTTCGTGATCACGTCGACGGCCAAGTACCGGGATAACGAGGCAAAGGGCCTGAAGCTTGGCCTCTGCTCTGGTGTGCAGCCTTTCTCTGGCTTCCTCTATCCGGGTTTTGGGTTGATTGCGGCACAGACAAAAAGCCCGAATGCGGCAAAACTTTTCGTGCGCTACCTCATGACGGAAGAGGGAATAGCACCGCAGACGGCCGATGGGAAAATCTCTGGCAATTCAACGATCCAGCTCCCCGCAGACGAACCGTCTGGTGTCGCCGGTCACATCAAGGAGCTGATGGCATTCGATGCGTCCACTGCCGCCGCCGATCTCGACAAGCGTGAGAGCTGGCAGGATTTCTGGCGCATGAACTACAAGAAATAA
- a CDS encoding ABC transporter substrate-binding protein, with translation MKRTMISGMSRLLCASAVAATLGSVARADEPFDLDGLIAAAKKEKPITVYDSTGKIVEMAKNFAKKYGLSAEGSKVKASAQLEMIIREARANNIQGDVSIVSDAPAAVAQLIPQGFAESWLPPDLASKIPAEYQDPLTVVTSANVWAYNTQIFDKCPVTNIWELTEPKWKGKVAMQDPLGKASYVDWFNQMAKHGDDKVAQAYKEQYGKDLKTEEESATAAWVKALAANAPLLTDADAAAADAVGAPGQSEPFMGLISSAKFRDNADQGMNLGLCKDLKPWVGWLYPGVGLITKGTDSPNAAKLFVHYIMTEEGIAPQAIDGKMSTNKDVSLPADEPSGIGKVLDQLLPYAMTTSLDDWDARETWQDFWRVNYQK, from the coding sequence ATGAAGCGGACTATGATCAGCGGCATGAGCCGCCTACTATGCGCGAGCGCGGTCGCGGCCACATTGGGGAGTGTGGCAAGGGCTGACGAGCCCTTCGATCTCGACGGGTTGATTGCGGCGGCAAAGAAGGAAAAGCCGATTACGGTGTATGACAGCACCGGCAAGATCGTCGAAATGGCCAAGAATTTTGCCAAGAAATATGGTCTTTCCGCCGAGGGCTCGAAGGTCAAGGCATCGGCTCAGCTCGAGATGATCATTCGCGAGGCGCGCGCCAACAACATCCAGGGCGACGTTTCAATCGTCAGCGATGCGCCTGCCGCCGTGGCTCAGTTGATCCCGCAGGGTTTTGCCGAAAGCTGGCTTCCGCCGGATCTCGCCAGCAAGATACCTGCCGAGTATCAAGATCCCCTGACGGTCGTCACGAGCGCCAATGTCTGGGCTTACAACACCCAGATTTTCGACAAATGCCCCGTCACCAATATTTGGGAACTGACCGAGCCGAAGTGGAAAGGCAAGGTCGCGATGCAGGATCCGCTCGGAAAAGCGTCCTACGTTGACTGGTTCAATCAGATGGCAAAGCACGGCGATGACAAGGTCGCGCAAGCCTACAAGGAGCAATACGGTAAGGATCTGAAAACCGAAGAGGAAAGCGCAACTGCCGCATGGGTCAAAGCGCTCGCAGCCAACGCCCCACTCTTGACGGACGCAGATGCGGCCGCTGCAGATGCGGTCGGCGCCCCCGGTCAATCCGAGCCCTTCATGGGCCTCATAAGCTCGGCCAAGTTCCGCGACAACGCCGACCAGGGAATGAACCTCGGTCTCTGCAAGGATCTGAAGCCGTGGGTTGGCTGGCTCTACCCCGGCGTTGGCCTGATTACGAAGGGAACCGATAGCCCGAACGCCGCCAAGCTCTTCGTCCACTACATCATGACCGAAGAGGGCATTGCCCCCCAGGCGATCGACGGAAAAATGTCGACGAACAAAGACGTCAGTCTTCCGGCAGACGAGCCCTCCGGCATTGGCAAAGTTCTCGACCAGCTTCTGCCCTACGCCATGACGACCAGCCTGGATGACTGGGATGCCCGCGAAACGTGGCAGGACTTTTGGCGGGTTAACTACCAGAAATAA
- a CDS encoding ABC transporter ATP-binding protein — protein sequence MPTINLRGAQKNYGLNSANAVSDLDLEIRDGEFMCLLGPSGCGKTTTLRMIAGLENLSGGEIRVGDRLIDSVAEGVFVPPEKREMGLVFQSYALWPHLTIERNTDFGLRLRKLPKAEREARVERVMQALDIAKYRDRYPSQLSGGQQQRVALARMLAVNPGVLLLDEPLSNLDARLRLEMRAELKRLHKEFKTTIVFVTHDQWEAMTLATTIAVMNEGTLQQMGTPNDIYDRPANRFVAEFVGSPPINILTFGKPGVCDIADKAEAYFSSHYPALSRIGSVGIRPEAMGYALKVEDVPQGDFFGEMTVTGVLPTGGSWILELRSENHTLFLTTHALPRLEGGERVFFHAPPEALHVFDAHGERISEADTLLRASAFN from the coding sequence ATGCCTACGATCAACCTGCGCGGTGCGCAAAAAAACTACGGCTTGAATTCGGCAAATGCGGTCTCCGACCTCGATTTGGAAATACGCGACGGTGAATTCATGTGCCTTCTAGGCCCCTCGGGCTGCGGCAAGACGACGACGTTGAGGATGATCGCGGGGCTGGAAAATCTGTCCGGAGGTGAAATTCGCGTTGGAGACAGGCTGATCGATTCAGTCGCCGAGGGCGTTTTCGTTCCACCTGAAAAACGCGAGATGGGTCTCGTTTTCCAAAGCTACGCGCTCTGGCCGCATCTGACGATCGAACGCAACACCGATTTCGGCCTGCGGCTGCGGAAATTACCAAAGGCAGAACGGGAGGCGCGCGTCGAGCGCGTGATGCAGGCGCTCGATATTGCCAAGTATCGCGATCGCTATCCGTCGCAGCTTTCCGGCGGTCAGCAGCAACGTGTCGCGCTGGCGCGTATGCTCGCCGTCAATCCGGGCGTCCTGCTTCTCGATGAGCCTCTGTCTAATCTGGATGCGCGGCTTCGACTGGAAATGCGCGCCGAACTCAAGCGGCTGCACAAGGAGTTCAAGACGACCATCGTTTTCGTGACCCATGACCAGTGGGAGGCAATGACGCTCGCGACCACGATCGCGGTCATGAACGAGGGCACGCTGCAGCAGATGGGCACGCCCAACGACATCTACGATCGTCCGGCCAACCGTTTCGTCGCCGAATTCGTCGGCAGCCCGCCGATCAACATCCTGACATTCGGGAAGCCGGGTGTCTGTGATATCGCCGACAAGGCCGAAGCCTATTTCTCGTCGCACTATCCGGCTCTTTCCCGCATCGGCTCCGTCGGCATCCGGCCAGAGGCGATGGGGTATGCCCTGAAGGTAGAAGACGTGCCGCAAGGTGACTTTTTCGGTGAAATGACCGTTACCGGCGTCCTGCCGACCGGTGGCAGCTGGATCCTCGAATTGCGCAGCGAAAACCATACGCTGTTTTTGACGACCCACGCGCTACCGCGGCTCGAAGGGGGCGAACGCGTGTTTTTCCATGCGCCACCCGAGGCATTGCATGTCTTTGACGCGCATGGAGAGCGAATTTCGGAAGCTGATACGCTGTTGAGGGCGAGCGCCTTTAACTGA